The following coding sequences are from one Clarias gariepinus isolate MV-2021 ecotype Netherlands chromosome 19, CGAR_prim_01v2, whole genome shotgun sequence window:
- the mapk10 gene encoding mitogen-activated protein kinase 10 isoform X2, giving the protein MCLCNLPLPPALIRDIVWESIWRPCYPWACLIYHCIYEQTFLIQLQCTNPGCEDCLLSGVCPIQVKQKGFGKQVDVSNIAKHYNMSKSKVDNQFYSVEVGDSTFTVLKRYQNLKPIGSGAQGIVCAGYDAVLDRNVAIKKLSRPFQNQTHAKRAYRELVLMKCVNHKNIISLLNVFTPQKSLEEFQDVYLVMELMDANLCQVIQMELDHERMSYLLYQMLCGIKHLHSAGIIHRDLKPSNIVVKSDCTLKILDFGLARTAGTSFMMTPYVVTRYYRAPEVILGMGYKENVDIWSVGCIMGEMVRHKILFPGRDYIDQWNKVIEQLGTPSPEFMKKLQPTVRNYVENRPKYAGLTFPKLFPDCLFPADSEHNKLKASQARDLLSKMLIIDPAKRISVDEALQHPYINVWYDPSEVEAPPPQIYDKQLDEREHSIDEWKELIYKEVMNFEERTKNGVVKGQPSPSGAAMNSSESLPPSSSVNDISSMSTDQTLASDTDSSLETSAGPLGCCR; this is encoded by the exons atgtgtttgtgtaatttGCCTCTTCCACCAGCGCTCATAAGGGACATAGTGTGGGAAAGTATCTGGAGACCTTGTTACCCGTGGGCTTGTCTGATTTACCATT gtatTTATGAACAGACATTTCTTATACAACTGCAGTGCACCAATCCTGGATGTGAAGATTGCCTTTTGTCAGGTGTGTGTCCCATACAGGTAAAACAAAAG GGTTTTGGTAAACAAGTTGATGTGTCTAACATCGCCAAGCATTACAACATGAGCAAGAGCAAAGTGGACAACCAGTTCTACAGCGTGGAAGTCGGAGACTCCACCTTCACGGTTCTGAAACGGTACCAGAACCTCAAGCCCATTGGTTCTGGGGCTCAGGGAATAGTATG tgcGGGATATGACGCTGTCCTGGACAGAAATGTGGCTATAAAGAAGCTCAGCAGACCTTTCCAGAACCAGACCCACGCCAAGCGCGCTTACAGGGAGCTGGTGCTCATGAAGTGTGTCAATCACAAAAAT ATCATCAGCTTATTAAACGTTTTCACACCACAGAAGTCTTTAGAGGAATTCCAGGATGT GTACCTGGTGATGGAGCTGATGGATGCTAATCTGTGCCAGGTGATTCAGATGGAGCTGGACCATGAGAGGATGTCCTACCTGCTCTACCAGATGCTGTGTGGCATCAAACACTTACACTCGGCCGGCATCATCCACAGG GATCTGAAACCTAGCAATATCGTGGTAAAGTCAGACTGCACGCTGAAGATTCTGGACTTCGGGTTGGCGAGGACCGCGGGGACCAGCTTCATGATGACTCCGTATGTGGTGACGCGGTACTACAGAGCCCCCGAGGTCATCCTGGGCATGGGGTATAAAGAGAACG TGGATATTTGGTCAGTCGGTTGCATTATGGGCGAAATGGTGCGCCACAAAATCCTCTTCCCCGGCCGAGACT ACATCGATCAGTGGAATAAGGTGATTGAGCAGCTCGGCACGCCATCGCCCGAGTTCATGAAGAAGCTCCAGCCCACAGTGAGGAACTATGTGGAGAACCGACCTAAATATGCCGGCCTCACTTTCCCAAAGCTGTTCCCCGACTGCCTGTTCCCTGCAGACTCGGAGCACAACAAACTCAAAG CGAGTCAGGCCAGAGATCTGCTTTCTAAAATGCTTATCATCGATCCTGCTAAGCGGATATCAGTGGACGAGGCCCTGCAGCACCCCTACATCAACGTGTGGTACGATCCGTCTGAGGTGGAGGCG CCTCCTCCTCAGATCTACGACAAGCAGCTGGATGAGCGAGAACACTCCATCGATGAGTGGAAAG aACTGATCTATAAAGAAGTGATGAACTTTGAGGAGCGAACGAAGAATGGTGTGGTGAAGGGACAGCCTTCTCCTTCAG
- the mapk10 gene encoding mitogen-activated protein kinase 10 isoform X1 encodes MCLCNLPLPPALIRDIVWESIWRPCYPWACLIYHCIYEQTFLIQLQCTNPGCEDCLLSGVCPIQVKQKGFGKQVDVSNIAKHYNMSKSKVDNQFYSVEVGDSTFTVLKRYQNLKPIGSGAQGIVCAGYDAVLDRNVAIKKLSRPFQNQTHAKRAYRELVLMKCVNHKNIISLLNVFTPQKSLEEFQDVYLVMELMDANLCQVIQMELDHERMSYLLYQMLCGIKHLHSAGIIHRDLKPSNIVVKSDCTLKILDFGLARTAGTSFMMTPYVVTRYYRAPEVILGMGYKENVDMWSVGCIFGELIRGSVLFPGTDHIDQWNKVIEQLGTPSPEFMKKLQPTVRNYVENRPKYAGLTFPKLFPDCLFPADSEHNKLKASQARDLLSKMLIIDPAKRISVDEALQHPYINVWYDPSEVEAPPPQIYDKQLDEREHSIDEWKELIYKEVMNFEERTKNGVVKGQPSPSGAAMNSSESLPPSSSVNDISSMSTDQTLASDTDSSLETSAGPLGCCR; translated from the exons atgtgtttgtgtaatttGCCTCTTCCACCAGCGCTCATAAGGGACATAGTGTGGGAAAGTATCTGGAGACCTTGTTACCCGTGGGCTTGTCTGATTTACCATT gtatTTATGAACAGACATTTCTTATACAACTGCAGTGCACCAATCCTGGATGTGAAGATTGCCTTTTGTCAGGTGTGTGTCCCATACAGGTAAAACAAAAG GGTTTTGGTAAACAAGTTGATGTGTCTAACATCGCCAAGCATTACAACATGAGCAAGAGCAAAGTGGACAACCAGTTCTACAGCGTGGAAGTCGGAGACTCCACCTTCACGGTTCTGAAACGGTACCAGAACCTCAAGCCCATTGGTTCTGGGGCTCAGGGAATAGTATG tgcGGGATATGACGCTGTCCTGGACAGAAATGTGGCTATAAAGAAGCTCAGCAGACCTTTCCAGAACCAGACCCACGCCAAGCGCGCTTACAGGGAGCTGGTGCTCATGAAGTGTGTCAATCACAAAAAT ATCATCAGCTTATTAAACGTTTTCACACCACAGAAGTCTTTAGAGGAATTCCAGGATGT GTACCTGGTGATGGAGCTGATGGATGCTAATCTGTGCCAGGTGATTCAGATGGAGCTGGACCATGAGAGGATGTCCTACCTGCTCTACCAGATGCTGTGTGGCATCAAACACTTACACTCGGCCGGCATCATCCACAGG GATCTGAAACCTAGCAATATCGTGGTAAAGTCAGACTGCACGCTGAAGATTCTGGACTTCGGGTTGGCGAGGACCGCGGGGACCAGCTTCATGATGACTCCGTATGTGGTGACGCGGTACTACAGAGCCCCCGAGGTCATCCTGGGCATGGGGTATAAAGAGAACG TTGACATGTGGTCTGTAGGCTGTATCTTTGGAGAGTTGATAAGAGGGAGTGTGCTGTTCCCCGGCACTGATC ACATCGATCAGTGGAATAAGGTGATTGAGCAGCTCGGCACGCCATCGCCCGAGTTCATGAAGAAGCTCCAGCCCACAGTGAGGAACTATGTGGAGAACCGACCTAAATATGCCGGCCTCACTTTCCCAAAGCTGTTCCCCGACTGCCTGTTCCCTGCAGACTCGGAGCACAACAAACTCAAAG CGAGTCAGGCCAGAGATCTGCTTTCTAAAATGCTTATCATCGATCCTGCTAAGCGGATATCAGTGGACGAGGCCCTGCAGCACCCCTACATCAACGTGTGGTACGATCCGTCTGAGGTGGAGGCG CCTCCTCCTCAGATCTACGACAAGCAGCTGGATGAGCGAGAACACTCCATCGATGAGTGGAAAG aACTGATCTATAAAGAAGTGATGAACTTTGAGGAGCGAACGAAGAATGGTGTGGTGAAGGGACAGCCTTCTCCTTCAG
- the mapk10 gene encoding mitogen-activated protein kinase 10 isoform X4 → MNRHFLYNCSAPILDVKIAFCQGFGKQVDVSNIAKHYNMSKSKVDNQFYSVEVGDSTFTVLKRYQNLKPIGSGAQGIVCAGYDAVLDRNVAIKKLSRPFQNQTHAKRAYRELVLMKCVNHKNIISLLNVFTPQKSLEEFQDVYLVMELMDANLCQVIQMELDHERMSYLLYQMLCGIKHLHSAGIIHRDLKPSNIVVKSDCTLKILDFGLARTAGTSFMMTPYVVTRYYRAPEVILGMGYKENVDIWSVGCIMGEMVRHKILFPGRDYIDQWNKVIEQLGTPSPEFMKKLQPTVRNYVENRPKYAGLTFPKLFPDCLFPADSEHNKLKASQARDLLSKMLIIDPAKRISVDEALQHPYINVWYDPSEVEAAKDLQISMPPPQIYDKQLDEREHSIDEWKELIYKEVMNFEERTKNGVVKGQPSPSGAAMNSSESLPPSSSVNDISSMSTDQTLASDTDSSLETSAGPLGCCR, encoded by the exons ATGAACAGACATTTCTTATACAACTGCAGTGCACCAATCCTGGATGTGAAGATTGCCTTTTGTCAG GGTTTTGGTAAACAAGTTGATGTGTCTAACATCGCCAAGCATTACAACATGAGCAAGAGCAAAGTGGACAACCAGTTCTACAGCGTGGAAGTCGGAGACTCCACCTTCACGGTTCTGAAACGGTACCAGAACCTCAAGCCCATTGGTTCTGGGGCTCAGGGAATAGTATG tgcGGGATATGACGCTGTCCTGGACAGAAATGTGGCTATAAAGAAGCTCAGCAGACCTTTCCAGAACCAGACCCACGCCAAGCGCGCTTACAGGGAGCTGGTGCTCATGAAGTGTGTCAATCACAAAAAT ATCATCAGCTTATTAAACGTTTTCACACCACAGAAGTCTTTAGAGGAATTCCAGGATGT GTACCTGGTGATGGAGCTGATGGATGCTAATCTGTGCCAGGTGATTCAGATGGAGCTGGACCATGAGAGGATGTCCTACCTGCTCTACCAGATGCTGTGTGGCATCAAACACTTACACTCGGCCGGCATCATCCACAGG GATCTGAAACCTAGCAATATCGTGGTAAAGTCAGACTGCACGCTGAAGATTCTGGACTTCGGGTTGGCGAGGACCGCGGGGACCAGCTTCATGATGACTCCGTATGTGGTGACGCGGTACTACAGAGCCCCCGAGGTCATCCTGGGCATGGGGTATAAAGAGAACG TGGATATTTGGTCAGTCGGTTGCATTATGGGCGAAATGGTGCGCCACAAAATCCTCTTCCCCGGCCGAGACT ACATCGATCAGTGGAATAAGGTGATTGAGCAGCTCGGCACGCCATCGCCCGAGTTCATGAAGAAGCTCCAGCCCACAGTGAGGAACTATGTGGAGAACCGACCTAAATATGCCGGCCTCACTTTCCCAAAGCTGTTCCCCGACTGCCTGTTCCCTGCAGACTCGGAGCACAACAAACTCAAAG CGAGTCAGGCCAGAGATCTGCTTTCTAAAATGCTTATCATCGATCCTGCTAAGCGGATATCAGTGGACGAGGCCCTGCAGCACCCCTACATCAACGTGTGGTACGATCCGTCTGAGGTGGAGGCG GCCAAAGATCTTCAGATATCAatg CCTCCTCCTCAGATCTACGACAAGCAGCTGGATGAGCGAGAACACTCCATCGATGAGTGGAAAG aACTGATCTATAAAGAAGTGATGAACTTTGAGGAGCGAACGAAGAATGGTGTGGTGAAGGGACAGCCTTCTCCTTCAG